The following is a genomic window from Bombina bombina isolate aBomBom1 chromosome 3, aBomBom1.pri, whole genome shotgun sequence.
GGTAGCAAGTAACtgtgcacctcagcttcagtcacatggatttctaaaagcccaatgttagcattatgttatgtgacaaacagtacatttagcattgcaatgctcacaaagcatatttatcctttcacaatacaatgctaaatactctgtgattaccttgtatctacggctttgcaccaatcccccttatctcagaggtgtgtgcatacttgaatttagccaatcagtgatcactcacgattcaacgagagtcagctcagtgttatctatatggtacacattagcTAGTTTTTGTCTTGCAGTGAAAAACTTATAAAATGCTATGGattttagttcttataaattatattaatataacaactagttggtaagtctgcccagagggcagtctatgtgttgttaataaaaaaaaaaaattgaactacagaaaaaataaacaaattatcaaaaattaaacctaatccctatgaaaataaaaaagacaaaaaaaaaagaccccacaaaattaaaacaccccctactctaagaataaactaccagtagcccttaaaagggctttttgcagggcattgccccaagataaacaactcttttacattaaaaacacacaaaaaatacccctaacagtaaaaccccacccaccaaaccccccaaataaaaaacctaacactaaaaaaacctaaactacccattgccctgaaaagggcatttgttgggcatttcccttaaaatggcatttagctcttttacaaaatgcccaccctaatctaaataaaataaaaaaccaaaacatttaaaaaaaaactaagtctaacccccaggttggtactcaccattcctgaagtccggcagagaaggtcctgtcccatgcggtgaagtcttcttccaagcggagatctcttctttcttcttccaggaaaatgctgcatccaggtgaattcttttggctgcgcacgcagccaacattctgttggcttcctcgcgctgccaacattccattgaggatgtgtgcacaactgccgacggtgacggacattacaaacgcaaaaTATAGTATAGATGTTAGTTGTACaatgctggggaattggtagtaaaggcgctatctatctttttacactataaaacatttaaagtagactgtccctttaaactttacactgtactcagacagataatctcaatgtAAACAATacattttgcagctatactgcttTGGGATCCAATCCCTATCTTTTGGATAACTTTTGCAATGTACAGCATTGTGTATACAATAACACAGGTTTCCATGATTCTATTGTGCACAAATCATTATGAAAATGTGTACagtttttattgccatttttttCCTTAGGTAGTGGAATCAAATTGGATGTttccatagtatttttttttttttaattgattattcCAGTTTTTAATTTGCATGagaaaaatgcatttcaatttATACATCGGGATTTTGACagcagcacatacatacatacaatgaaaAAACACATTTCCAAGTCTGGGTGACTATTTTTGACACacatattttacataaacagtgaaaaagaaaaaaactttaaaagagtgaatgtattatattacatttaaaggagaaccaaaaaaaaaattaatctatttcaaataattaaaaaacaaacaaaaaaaaacagcataaGCACAGTTTCAttatggaaaaacaaaacaaataataagtgaCATGATTAAAAGTTAGTGCAAATAATGCATATGGTAATGTTTACAGTTAGTTGTTTTTTATTCTCCCACATTACAGCCAAAACATATCCACATTTAAGTGATCCCATTGTGAGGTTATACTTGGTTTCCGGATGaaaaagaaaattgtatttaaaagtTAGGAACCAACAACAATATTGTGCAGCCAGCCACAACATTTTGCAGAAGTCAGGCAAGATGCCTATAGCAAAATGCTAGTCTCCAGTTGTTTCTCAAGCCTGATATAAAGTAAGAGTAAATTATACATTCCGCCCAGGCTCAGCACAATATtggagtaggaaaaaaaaaaaatcagagtaaaAGGTTATCCAAATACTGCTAAGGAAACCCTAACCAAATAACGCCacatgaaattaaaaaacaaacaacaaactctTACTTTGGAGAGGGTCCTTTAGATTGGTACAGAATTTAGACAGGTTTCACACAACAAATGTCCAGGTATAGTTAAGTTGATCTTATAATGTATCAGCATATCCAGCGTCTTatagaaatattttacatttctttaTAGTATTTAGATATAACAAAGATATCCCCCACATTTCTTATTTAACTGGTCTGGGCTCACAAAGGGGTAGCGAATGAAGCTGTAGCAAATGCAATTTGGCAATGCGTTTGACAGAGGACAAAATACTCAAGAAAATAGAGAATAAGCTATTTAAAGCTCTCTGAATAACCCTGTTTAACCTTCTTCCCTTTACATTACTTCTCAAAAGGTAGAAGTAAATTCACCTAGAAGGGCTTGCTTAGTAATACATCCTGGCCCAAGCAAATAACTAACAACAACTTGCTCATGGATATACTGAATACCTCTAATTTAAGTCAGTTACCCAGGGCATTCCCTGAGCAAGTTATCAGGCACTTATTGGGTTATACAAGAATAATCAGCCAGTAAACATGTATGCAGTAGATTCCATGTGAAGAAACATACACATGGAAGTATTTACTAATGATGTATATTAATATGTTGGTGGCTGATATTGTCTTGTGTGCCTTTTACTCTGAGAATCATGAATTATTACAAACAAATAAGTTGGCAGGATTGTTTGGATAGCTTTAAAGAACTACTGTCTCATGTACGTTATTTATGAAATGTATTAAGATATGGTTACCAGCATCTTTAAACAAAATTTACAATTTTACATAAAGATTATTTCTAGAGCACTGGATACCTTGTAAAGCCCTCCGCTTATGGATGTGGTCCATGACctttttttccagaaaaaacatCTTTGGATTCAAAATGACAACTGATAGAATCTACAAGTTAATTGATAAAACATTCACTTTATATAACTCGAGTTTGTTTCAGAACAGTAGACTGTTGCTAGCTAGCGTACCCTATAAAACTTTACCATGCAATATTATATCATAAACATGTAGCAAAAGAACAGTTTTACTTTTTTAAACCAATCAACAGCATATTTCATAGGCAAAAGAAGCTTCATTATGAAAGTCCTCTATTTCAAAATAAATTCTTTGTCACATGATGGAAGAccatgtaataattttattttaaacaaacatgAATGGTTAACATAGGTAGGCAAATTAAATAAACAGAACATAGGAATTAAGGCTCATGTTCTCCCTTAAAACTAAAAACTGACAAAGCAGCATATGAAATAGTAATATACTGTTTCAAAATATGCAATGTCCTGAAAATCAGGATTAAGTAGTTCATATTGTTCTTGACAAATCCAATCTATGCTGGATATGTAAAAACAAGACATTACACAGACTACACATCAAGTCTTAAAAGAAGCTGACAAGTCTCAGAAAAATTTGTCATCAATTCTGAAGTGAGGTCTGGTAACATCATCAGGATTAATGAAGACAGATATGGACTTTCCTGGATTCTCAGTCACTAGCTGCTGCAATTTTTTGACTAATCGATCATCTGGCTGGTTGTTATCACCTCCATCAGACTGTGGCGATGGTATACTTGTAGTGCTCCCCCTCCTCTGGAGGTCTAATGTTAGCCGATTAGCTGCCTTGACGTGCTCTATAGCCGTCCGGAGGTGTTCTGTAGGATCTGATCTTACAGAAGACAACTTTCTGGCGTGTAGCATGACGGTTTCCTCTGAAAGGTGCTCTAGCATATTACACTGTGGAATGAAGTAAttagtgcacattttgttaactaaGCAATTTTGTAGATCATCAATAAGTCCCAAAAGGAAATGGGCTGCATAATCTTCTTGAGCTAGGTAATTAGCTGTCTATCACAGGCCCAAAGCATCATACTCCGGAGATGGTATGGGCTAATAGCTTTTGGTCTTGATAAAAGCTTAATGATTATGGCTTTACAAGCTTGATAGGCCTGCATTAAACTACTCGAGATGCACTTTTTTAGCTGCACTTCACTTCTAGCAAATGACAACCTCCATTCATTATCTTTTTTACCTTTAAATGAACATGCTGGTACTAAATAAAATCCACTAATGACCTCCTCTTCTGTAATCTTCCCATCCCAAAAATGGTTTTCCATAAGCCAACTCTGAGCAACTGCTGGCCAACCTTTGAAAGAAACCACGGGAACAATATCATACATCATGCGACTGCTACCAACTCCTAATATAATGGAAATTATAGTGCCATTCTTCTCAACTTTTTCAACTTTAGGCATTCCACGTTGAGGCTTTTTTTGAATTTCAGAGAGAACAATGCTTATTGATTCATAGAACCAATCGGCAACTTTTGTAGGTGAAAAGAAGTAGTTTGTAGCCCCATTAATATGTTCTACTATTGTGCAACAGTCTTTCCACTTTGTTATAGTACCTTCATCAAACAAACGAAGACTCAGCCAAGAATGGCACAGTGCAGAATGGCGCATATCCAGTGTTACAGGTTGATTCCGGTCATGGAGTTTTAAAGCTGGCACCAGAAGAGTAAAATCCATGTCATAGTCTGTACCACGTGCATAAACATTTAATTCATCAAGTTCTAAGTCCACAACTCCTTCACGGACACCTCCAGAAAGTAACAGAGATATTCATTAGCAACTGGCAACTTCTGGTCCAATTTCTGCACCattcctcacaatctcctcagctcagcagagtaagttctgtgtaaaaggttatactcagctgctcccagctgcaggtaaaaaaaatgaagaaatgaacagcagtcaatcagcatcaacagtgctgaggtcatgaactcttttactgtgatctcatgagatttgacttaactctcatgagatttcattgtaaaaaaaaaaaaaaactcgtttccatagtattaataaaaaaaaaatgaatagccAACATTACCCTGCTTAAAAAAGACTTTAGAATGTGACAATATTATATAGAGAAAtgacagaaaaatatgtatttgaaaataaactattcatatttttttacagggagcacaactattttgttttgagaaaccagtTTTTAACCTGAATAATTAACCAATTTATGTTCCATATACActtaaaatttaatataatttatgtacactTATTTCACCTCCAATATTTTGAATATAATTGCATTTTATTGTGAAAGCATAAATATGCTTTGTGAGCATTGCAatgctaaatgtactgtttgtcacataagaTAATGGtaacattgggcttttagaaatctGTGTGACTGAAGCTAAGGCGCAGTTACTTACCAGTCTGTCTGTACTGAGTCTCCAGTCTGACACACTGactgaactgaaactgaaagtGTAGCTGGTGAGCAGGCTGATCTATAAGTGGGAGGATTCATGCTTAAGatggaatagcatgattataaatCGTGAtcatgatttagcaaaatgtgctcatgatttagcaaaatgtgctcacgatttataaaaaaaaatcttgtgtgacacttCTGGGGCTCCGTAGTTTTGCATAGAAACTTTTAGTCAACATTTTCAATTCACTCCAAAATGGAAACAATACTTTAACAAACACTAgttgaaaataatgtttaaaaaatactTGTCAAATTTGTAAAGCGACTATATAATTATAGAAAAAGAGCGtacagtctgcccatcctgacaacctaaaagttacatttaaagtgaatgtaaatttggatgctaaagtgcccggttcttaaaaatttgattaaaaacaggggcactttaattcatcaacatttacatttcactcctgttgtgaaaaaaacttaccttttaatcttgacagcagctccagcttcctccacccgttgcaaagcctcttcctgggtctaaaatgaggaatccggcttcctccaatcacggcgttgaatcaggcactgattcccccggggggaagccgtgattggaggatgacctatccatcatttctgacatcacaaatggcttgcgacgaccggaggaagctggagctgctgtcaagtttaaaaggtaagttttttttcacaacaggagtgaaatgtaaattttgatgaattaaagtgcccctgtttttaatcaaatttttaaaaaccgggcactttagcatcaaaatttagcagtggtgcggatggaaacggattgcaatagcTAACTATGAAAGTCACAACTAAGCAAACACCTTTAAAAACTTGATTTTAATAACACCAGTACGGTTAGCTACAGTGCAAGTGTGATTTACAATCAaatgttaacaataaaaaataaacacaagtcatttgtagatgttggggtcctgaagtaACTTTTctacagatccccttagctgttcAGGATATCATGTAttcaacacatatacatatctatatgaaACTATACATATGTAGCTGTGTGTCCTGTTCCTAGTATACAgcctctccatgtatgttgat
Proteins encoded in this region:
- the LOC128653088 gene encoding LOW QUALITY PROTEIN: nucleotidyltransferase MB21D2-like (The sequence of the model RefSeq protein was modified relative to this genomic sequence to represent the inferred CDS: inserted 1 base in 1 codon; deleted 2 bases in 1 codon), with protein sequence MVQKLDQKLPVANEYLLLSGGVREGVVDLELDELNVYARGTDYDMDFTLLVPALKLHDRNQPVTLDMRHSALCHSWLSLRLFDEGTITKWKDCCTIVEHINGATNYFFSPTKVADWFYESISIVLSEIQKKPQRGMPKVEKVEKNGTIISIILGVGSSRMMYDIVPVVSFKGWPAVAQSWLMENHFWDGKITEEEVISGFYLVPACSFKGKKDNEWRLSFARSEVQLKKCISSSLMQAYQACKAIIIKLLSRPKAISPYHLRSMMLWACDRXANYLAQEDYAAHFLLGLIDDLQNCLVNKMCTNYFIPQCNMLEHLSEETVMLHARKLSSVRSDPTEHLRTAIEHVKAANRLTLDLQRRGSTTSIPSPQSDGGDNNQPDDRLVKKLQQLVTENPGKSISVFINPDDVTRPHFRIDDKFF